The sequence CGAGCACATTTATGGACCCGTTGTCAAAGCCCAGCCGCCCTCCACAAGATCGGAGCCCAGGGTACCCAGAAGCCCTCATCCCTTCTTTAACAGTGACAAGAGTCGGCTTGATGCGGAGCCCGAGTCAGGACATCCAGCCCAGATTTTGTTGAAGCGGAGCCAGGACAGGTCCACGATCCCAAGTGTGAGCCGCATCCTTCAGAAGACCCTGTCCCCCGAGCAGATATTTTAcctggagagatggaggaggaggatgatagCAGATCTGGGGGAGGAAGGATTCAAAGAGTACAGTCTGAGTATGTAATTGTTACCTGTGCATGTGGTGATGATGCCAAGGTTGTTGTAGTTacctaaaactaaactaaaaactcaaACTAGGTGTTTAAAAGCGTTTTAggtaactgaaataaaattaaaactttagttttttggggagggggggggggggaacaaAAACTGCttgaaacaataacaaaaccaaccgaaataaaatagaataatatTCAGAAAATGGCTTAAGTTTTCATCGTTGtcattttggtcaaatttgtcaacaCAGCAAGCATGAGGAGGCATTGTTGCTAATACTTACATGCACCAAATATATGCACCACAACATACTGGGTTTATATTATACTATCTGTGCTGGACTTGTTCTGGACACACCCCCATATTATGAtgtaaaactaatactgaaactaataaaaaataaactaaactttaacatttttaaacaataaaaactgaactaaaagTAGCACACTCACTCTGGAAattaactgaaactaaactgaattgaaaacaacaattaaaaacaaaatacaaatagtaatgaatcaaaaatacaaaacttaaAATAACTTTGGATCATACTAATCTAAATGAGGATGTAAATACTAATTTCCTTGCACACGGTGATGGATGTGACtcaatgctgttgttgttttgtttttgaccaGATTTATTCAGGCAAGGCAGTCTTTTCCATTCAGCTGTGGAGAGCATTCTGACTTCGACACTGGAGGACACCAAACCCACAAAGGCATCTGGAGATTTCCCGGCTGAGATCGAGGGATACATGGAGAGCATCTCTCACATACTGGAAGATGTCAGGGGAGTGAGAGCCATTGAGAGTGCGGTGCACCATGGGACGCTGAATTATCTGGGTATTGTGGATTGTGTGGCCCACTACAGGTAAAAGTCCTGATGACTTGAAAAGACAGATGAATGCACtgcttttttcctcattttcttgatccatTTGATTTGCGGTACAATTTTCGTTCCTAGGGGTGTTCTTTGTGTCATTGACTGGAAGACCTCAGAGAAACCCAAGCCCTTCATCAGGAACACATATGACAACCCCCTTCAGGTGGCAGCCTATGCTGGGGCTTTGAACAATGATAACAACTACAAATACCAGGTGCTGTATATAGATGAATCATAGGCATTTTTTCATTGCttatctcattctctctctgtttgtggtTTTCAACCAGAGCTGAAGTTTCCCtagtgcagtggttttcaagAGAGGTCTAGGGACCCTCAGGTGTCCATGAGGAGCGTCCATGGGGTCCTCAGCTAAATtaagtttaatttcattataatttaattcagtcAGAGCTGTTCTAATACAGAAACAATGTAtgggtgattattttaacattatgttctCACCACTTTGAAGCTATTTAtaaagtatgacatctaaaccaTTCAGTATTGAAcatcaaaccaaaatatcttttcatatcacgGTTCTTAGGGCTACATCACTTCAAGTGGGGATCTGTGGCTTATTAAATGTCACCTTGGCAGTCCAGAttagaacatgaaaaagtttgaaaacctcttCCTTAGAAAGTTGTAAGAGGATGTAtggaatgtagaaaaaatactCATCCAAGTGTATCATTATGAGCTTAATATTTGTGAGACAGATTTTCTCTTGGGGAAGTAATGGATACTTGCAGGGCCTAGCTTAGTTGCCTTGAGATAATTAAGTAAAGtgcaacagtaaaacaaaaatgcGGTCATGAGAAGGCAATACCTCATTTTTGGGTCAGCTGAAAAGGTTGACAgttactgttgtattttttttccctgtgcctGACGTTTAGCAGTGGGTCTCTTTGCAGGTTGAAAATGGAGTCATTGTGGTGGCCTACAAAGATGGTTCACCTGCCCATGCTCATCTGTTGAACACAGAGCAGATCCTGCAGTACTGGGAAAGGTGGTTGGTTCGCCTTGAGAAGTTCATGGAACAGAGGTGAAGAAAGTCACACTGTAGAGGCAGCTTTGTATCGACCCCGGTAATGTTTCAGTTCGATAGGATGAAATAAGATTCTGTACAGTGTTTTTTCTTAACTCTTTTGTATTCTGACTTACATTTCTGGGGAGCAAATACGACAGAATCTTTTCCTTACCACTGTACAAAACtctttgtattttactgttaataaAGTATAAAGTTCCATCATGAACACATTTTAGTATTGTTTGACTGTAGAGTCATATCTGAGCATGTATCAACCTAATCTTGTGTTTTACTCCATAAATGTAGTCAGCAGCTCTGTGATAGTCAAACACAGGATTAGAAATATGCCCAACAGTCACaagtactttttatttaaaatcaagTAAATCAAAGTGCTTTGTTGTGGAGAAAAAATATGTCACAGAGAGATGCACACTCTGGATCTAAACCAATTAAGCCATAAGTACACCACCAGGTAACTGTAAGCCATGGAAAACCCTACCTACAGTTATCTTTCAGTTAAGGTGGCTGGGCAGCAGAGTGCTCCCACACTGTTATGCTATATGACTTCAACTTTTGTGCTATAACTTTCAGTGTCCATTACCACCATTATTTAAGTTAGAGATGATGATAAGACAGATTTGAGAAGGAAAAAGTAGCATGCCTCTCTACAAGACATCAGTTAATGTAGATGTCGAACAGATAATTAAGCAATATCACGAGAGGGAatgctgttatactgaatatcaTCACGGCTGTGATTTGGTTGTACACACTAGGCtgcagaggaagatgaaaaaTTAACTCAGTTTCACCCCTGTTTATGGACGTCGCTAACCACTTTGATATTTTAAGACTTATGTTAATACAACAAATAGGAATAAAATCATCATTAGTGCAGAAGTAGATGTTTATGTCAGGATCAAACTGAATATGCCAGTTTGAAAAGGCGTGTTGTGAGACGGAATTTGAAGGTTGAAAGAGAGCCATTGTTGTGGTTGTCTTGCAGGTGAAGCCTCCAGAGGCGGGGGAGAGAACAGCCAAACTCCATGGTGGTTAAGCAGGCAGATGACAGTGTAAAGTGAGCTGGGTGGCTGAATTAGATCTGAGAGCACATGAGAGTGTGAAGATATAACTTACTTCAGAAAGATATGCAGGTGTTAGGTTTTGAAGTGCCTTAAAGGTGAGAAGCAGAATCTTGAAGTCAACACAGTATTTAACAGGGAGCCAATGATGTTGCTGGAGTGATATGTGCTATGGACGGAGTTCTGGGAAAGATACAAGCACCTGCTTTGCGGACCAGATGAAGTTTATTAAGAGACTtgagaggaagatgaaagaaAATAGAATCAAATTAGTCAGTACAGCTTGTAATCAGGGTGTGAAAAAGAATAGCAGTGATGTCAGTTGTGTCAGGGGAAGATGATTGATATGCAGGTGGAAGTGTGCTGATAGAGTAACATTGTTCAAGTGTGCCTCCAAAGATAATGTGCTGTCCAAGATGACAACTAGACTCTTAGCCCAAGGAAACGGAGGAGCTATTGTGATCTCAATAGTCAGAGAGCAAGTATCAGGTTTAGCTGAAGCGGATTTTGTACCAATGGGGAGAACCTTCACCCTGATGCCAGAGTAGGGTAGGAAACCTGTGTTGTTCCTCCTAGTCACCAACATGGCTCAATAAATGTCACATATCACAATCTCTTTAACTCAACATTAACACTTCAACACAACATGAACAGGTTTGATGCAGGTTTTATTCATCATTGTACTGTGTTCACGCATTTGGATAACCAAGCTTACAGAATTTGGTCTCTGTAATGAGTgcaatgcaaaaaagaaaaaaaaaaaaagaataatgtaAACGCAATTCCAAAATGATAGAAAGTTTCTGTTGCCTGGTGTTAACCAGAAACTCAGTG is a genomic window of Myripristis murdjan chromosome 15, fMyrMur1.1, whole genome shotgun sequence containing:
- the mgme1 gene encoding mitochondrial genome maintenance exonuclease 1 — translated: MYLFPLLRCVFAKCVVSVGGCNVSKRGSPCTYAFVKSLCVHHGLKSPKRNSPYSSVDSERYSSLVKSVVSFKVSSQTPETLEDENEHIYGPVVKAQPPSTRSEPRVPRSPHPFFNSDKSRLDAEPESGHPAQILLKRSQDRSTIPSVSRILQKTLSPEQIFYLERWRRRMIADLGEEGFKEYSLNLFRQGSLFHSAVESILTSTLEDTKPTKASGDFPAEIEGYMESISHILEDVRGVRAIESAVHHGTLNYLGIVDCVAHYRGVLCVIDWKTSEKPKPFIRNTYDNPLQVAAYAGALNNDNNYKYQVENGVIVVAYKDGSPAHAHLLNTEQILQYWERWLVRLEKFMEQR